A single Opisthocomus hoazin isolate bOpiHoa1 chromosome 1, bOpiHoa1.hap1, whole genome shotgun sequence DNA region contains:
- the CFAP97D2 gene encoding uncharacterized protein CFAP97D2, which translates to MHRAYQPVLPCGNKYLHLKWDKAKYEEHKKRIQAAKPLVDTSAPATYGHLHPKLGKLKLEEDRLSAIERDNRLLLEKMSCIMRKKGQTDNKNDYKAKR; encoded by the exons ATGCATCGAGCCTACCAGCCAGTTTTACCATGTGGCAACAAATATCTTCATCTAAAATGGGACAAAGCAAAGTATGAAGAACACAAGAAAAGG ATCCAGGCAGCAAAACCATTAGTGGACACAAGTGCCCCTGCAACATATGGCCACCTTCACCCGAAGTTAGGGAAGCTGAAG TTGGAGGAAGACCGACTTTCTGCCATCGAAAGAGACAACCGTTTGCTGCTGGAGAAGATGTCCTGCATCATGAGAAAAAAGGGACAAACTGACAACAAAAATGACTATAAGGCCAAAAGGTAA